The Lactuca sativa cultivar Salinas chromosome 2, Lsat_Salinas_v11, whole genome shotgun sequence genome includes the window atatatatatatatatatatatatatatatatatatatatatatatatatatatatatattacacaaaTACTCCTATGGTTTGGAACAATTTGAGAGTTTTGGGCTATAGTTTGAGATTCGGTCCCTGTTTGTTGAGAATAATTTGACTCTGGTCGTTTACGAATTATTCTGATTTATTCTCCTATGATTTATTCTGCACTGAATGTTTATGAATTACTTTTATGTTTTGAGAATAATTTGATTCCGATTGTCTTTTGGAACAATAAATGAATGACtttgacttatttaaaatgaaatttttactcggtatttttgggatgttacaacgaTTAATGGCTTTTTGCTTCACTCCATCCTTGTACTTTCCTTTGGACTAAAAAACCCCAATGAAAGAATGGAAAAAGATAATCGGAAATTGGATGTTACACATACCAAGGATTTTAAGTGTTTACTTGGAATTTAAAGCTACTAAACAAATATTCTACACCatatttattcttatttaataaAATCTTTCTTATCTAACAACACATAACAACTAGTGTTTATAATCCCCTTTCAATTGAGTAATCAAACAAAAATTATCAAGAGAAGAAACAAACCATACCTTGTTTAAATTGGAAATTAGCAAATTCTTATATTCCGCTTGATTTTATCCTTCAATACTTTGTAAATTTGTGTTATAGGCCTTATAGGAGTCTTTTCCAGGGATATGAGAGGTTCTGGGAAGGGTGTTGAGTGATTTAAGAAATTAGAAGCTGGCATACCCCTTTTATTCATTCTTTTGGAGGATTTGACTCCAAAACATGGGTTATACTAGTCTCCCCGCTGTATGTGCCTAAGATATCAATATACTTTATTAAAACATGTTTCCACCCTCTTTTATCATCTCAATGCCAAATCACGATTGTTTTTCCCAAATTTGTCTTATCTTGTGCATTTTGGATAATGTGCTTCCAAACTCAATTCTACTCCATCCTCCAAACTTCCAACAACCATATTTTTCTAATACGAGTTCCGTTTTAGCCGAGTCTTTCACTTATGTGTTTTACATTATCGTGGATACAgtttaagatcatgaattaatcatttAGACATCATTAGGTTTTGTTTTCACACTCTCAAACATTGGCTACCGGCTAACAGAAATACTAAGGAGtcgttttttttttacttaatggaCTTAATGTTTATAAAGTTAATAAATTTTGCTATATAAGACCtgttcttttttacttaatcttAACAAATTATCTTGAAAAACAAATGTACTTAACATTAAGTGGTAATCTTATATTTGTTTTTCCAAAATTACCCTCCACACCACCCATGATTTCCTCCAAATTAAAAGGGTATGCTCATGATTTTAGAATCTTTTTTATTACTCATAAACTAGTCTATTTTTATAGACCATGTTCGTGATTTTCTGCTTCTAAACAAAATACTAACAATATAAAAAAAACCCTTCAAGAATACAATTACTAAAAAGAGAATAAAAAACAACATGCTTCATGTATGTCTTTTAATAATTGGCATGTAAGTTCTAATTCTATAAGGATATTAATTCATTGCGACGATGAACACTTTTTAAATATACacctaattttttcaaaaaactattaatttaatataatgaaTATGTTAGAATTATTCTTATCAGAATGTATTAGTTAAGTATcacattatttttaatttatttaaaatttaaaagttattTAGTGTGATGATATACACTTTTAATTTATAATGGTTcttaaataaatgattttttttttgtattctataacaagtattaaagaatggtaatttattattttaaacataAGGGTAAAATAATCATTATTCAGATTCATTAAGTGCATTTAAACCAAAAAAGAAACAATATTTATATCAATAATACTTTATCAGTTCAAATATCATTAGCAATTCAGTCCATTTTATAAATCCAGgacttaacaaaataaaaaaggaaCAAAGCCTAAGTCAACAATATCTTCCAAAACCTTTCATAGTATTATTTTACCAACACATACAATAGTTATTATTAGGGAAAATGATGCAGCGATCCTACTATATATTTTGATTTTACCCTATTAGTccctaaagttttttttttgtgccCTTTATGGGAACAAAGTTGATGTCGACTTGCTTTTTTAGTCACTGCAACCTAATATATCAGGTTAAAACTGATGTGGCTTatgatttgaaatttttttagtaaagaaaaaaataacaaaattaggGCCCACCCTTGGTTTAAAAAGCGCGCATCAGGCGCGATGCGCACCGAAGCGCAGCGAGACGCAGCTAAAAACGCTTCAGTATGCTGTTGCGATGCGAAGTCCATGTTGCGAGGTGATGCGTGCGCATCCAAGGGCATCCAAGCGCATCACGCTTCTGTGCATCCCGATGCATCCTGGATAGGCctgatttatttgaaaattttatataaaatccaATTAAAAAAGCCAATGCATTGTTTAATTAAACTAATCGGCCATACTTTTATGTACCCTAGATCATCACTCACCTTTGTTTTATTCTACACTTCTACTCTTCTATAATGGATACTCGATCTAACATTGATCCGGCAAGAAAATATGGTACCCAATACCCTAAGATTAGAAACAACCTCACGTGCACTTTATGCATAAAAGTTGTTAAGGGAAGAGGATATTGGCTTGTCCGGTGATGAGGATGGAGATATGGTGCTTGAGGttgatgattatgatgatgatgatgagtgatggAAATGATATTAGGGTCTACTAGTTTCATTTTGCACTATTATTAGACTATTAGttatttagttattaatatttgctATTATGCAGTATGCACTACTTTTAGGTCTGTTAGTTTCATATTGCTTTACTATTAGACTATTAGTTATTTAGTTATCAATATTTGCTACTATGCACTACTATTTATATACATTTATGGTGTTTTAGTATACTGGTAATCATGCATAACACATTGTGTTTCACTAATGACTACTTGTGCGCCTCATCTACGTGATGCACGCGCATTCGCATTGCGCATCGCACTTCAGGACCCTTATCGCATCGGAGCGCATCTCGCTTTTTAAAACCAAGGGCCCACCATCTCTATCTTAAAGTCAACCAAGTAAATGAAGAAACCTGCTAAATTTTTTCCGTTCTTGATTAAATGGTGATATACACGAAAATGTGAAAAACTTGTTTCTTCCTTTTGAACCCATCTACCACAAACTCCACCTTATATCCCCCCGCTACTTAGATAAATCAAACATCTAAAAACACCACCGCCTTAACCTCCCTCTCATTCTTGGACTTGGGCCACCATAGAACCACCATTGCCACCATCTTGTTCCCCACCGGAAATCACCAACACCTACCATAATTGTTGCTGTCGGAACTCCTTTCTCAGCCACCTACAACCCCTTTTTCCTTCACCACCGAGAGGCACCACCCTCTCCACCCCCTTggggtttttatttatttatttatttatttttatgttgatCGGAGTAAAACCCAAGTTCCAACCACCGCCTCCAGCCacatgttgttgttgtttgctttGCTTCAGACCAACTGCTTGTCCATCCTTTCCCTTAGTGTCGAGCTCACCGCCTCCAGCCAGAACAGCCCCTACCACCACATCTCCGCTGTTGTGAACCATCGCCACCACCCGCTGCTGCTTCCGTCGACCCTCTCCGGCCAACCACCACTCTCGCTTAAGGGTATTGTCTCGCcctccatttttgtttcattcattcGAGATCAGGAAGTTGGTCTCCAATTTCGTTCAAGCAATCTGTAAATACGATTTACGAATGAAGAAGATACAACGTACAAACTTAATTccattttaattaaatataacccTCAACTTTCTGACTTGTACAACTTTCTGACTTGTACAACTTTGGCCCCTTTATTCTGTCAAAAGTGACCAAATTGACACAACAAAAAACAGTTTGTTCCCTTAaaagtatgaaaaaaaaaactttatgaaCTAAAAGCGTAAAGTCGAAATACATAATAGGGCTGTTGCGTCATTTTTCCTTATTATTATACCACAAACTCTTTTTTAAGGATATCTACACCCCGATTTACTGCTACAAGTTCGCCAAAGGAGTCTTCCATGACATCTTTCTATTATGTGAAATCACTAGAATAGATAATTCATCTGGAGAGTCACCCGAGCGTTCAACGGGGGAGGAATGGATTTGATGTAGGTTTTTAGAAatcatgttttgattttttttttctagttaGATTTATCATAGAGGATTTTATAAGTTTTGATTTCTCCGATACGCATGGTGATGATGGTCTAAGGTTTTTTCTGTGATGGCTTTGAGTCAAGGACGATGGTGTTTCTCCGACGAAGACATGTATGTTAGGATGTAAGGGAGGGAGTGTAAAccattctaattaatatattaataatttattctatttaataaaaaaaaaataagaaagatAGAAAAATCTTTAGGGCAATATCACAGTTTTAAGTTATCAAGACAAAAAAACTAAACAAATTCAAACCGTATGTCTTGTAATCAAAAGTTAAAACTTATAAATTAACCCAAACCATAAGGAGGACGTATAATAACAAAAATATCCCTTTCAATTCCGTCCTAATTTATATGCTCTTATCAAATATTTAGACAGTAAAGATAGATTTTAATTAACTTAGAGttcttttaaaagttaaaacaaaaCTTAAGAACACTTTATCAATTTATCATTCTctataaaattttcaaacaagAACAAATATATCTATTATACAATTTGTCTTTTTAAAAGTAAATGTTCAATTTATCATTCTctataaaatttttaaataagaACAAAATATATCTATTGTTCAATCTGACTTTTTAAAACAACTAGTTCATTTGTAAAACTCCTGAGATATATTATATTCAAAATACTCTGCCCCAATTTTTAATGCAAGATATCTGAAAAactcaatattaattataaatgttTAAGTTTCCTACCATAACAAACTTTGTTTTCTAAAAGCCTTAACATAACAATTACAATTATTTTGCATCCTTTTTAATAATGGATGGAACTGCTGCCAAATTATTTGTATGAACAATATTTATACCATTTTAACcgtttaacattttaaaatattatatcaaACCATTTTAAGAATGACAATATGCAACACAATGCAAGAACACAAATCTTGAATACTTTGTTTGAGTAGGAgagtatatgtatatttataggAGAAGTGGGGAAAAGAAAATACGTCGATTAAACCATAGACTTCGGAGGAGTATTCGAAGGAGAAAAAGCTGAAGAAAGTTTGGCACATTTGGCCACACATTTCCAAGACTTTCGATAACTCCCAAACACCCCCATTTTATTCTTCCATCTCCCCATCCTCAATCTCCTTTCTTTATCTTCTTCCTTTCTTCTGATTGACTTGTATTGTTTATGTTTAATCAATCATCGCACCGAGATTTTTAATTCTTTAATTTTGTGGGTTAAGAATCGTGCACACTTTATTCTTCACCAAATTTAACGCTCTGAGAGACCACACAGATCAGTTCTTGAGCAAAGTAAGGGTTTTCCATAATCTTTCAATCATCATACATGTGGGAAAATTTATAATCTTGATTTTACTTGATTTATAACGATACCCACTTGAAGATTTGAGTATATGATACGCTTCGTGGGTggtatttgacttttatttggATCGATTTGTCTGATCTAGTTGAAGGTTTCAGTGTTTGTTTTATTACAATTCAATTGAAATACCCATTTATCAAAAGAATCTGTGTGTCTTTAATTTCTTTAAAGCTTGAGAGATCTCGATTCTTGTATTTACTTTGCAATCAGTAGATTTGATTGTCTCATGCTTGAAATATTCTTCTCAGGTGGTTGTATATCAGCTCAGAGACTATTTAATTTCAAGGATTCGAAGTTTTCAGCGTGATCACCATTAATGGTTGTCGATCAAAATCAAGACCATCTCTGTGTAGCTTCTAGGGCTACATAATTGTTCCTTTGCACTCAAAGTCATATAGATCTTGGGGGGGTTTTAGAAATTGGGATATGTCGGGAGTTGTTCAAGATTCACTAGAGATTAAGTTTCGTTTGATTGATGGATCAGATATTGGTCCAAAAAGCTTTCCAGCAGCTGCAAGTGTTGCAACCTTGAAAGAAAGCATCCTTTCTCAATGGCCTAAAGGTTAGTCTATACCCTATACACCAATTATTATGCAATTTTGACAATATTTCTGTTACTTCTGTGAATCACTTTTGGGATTCAGAACTCAAAAGGGACTTGTTTTTAGTGATAcaagaaagaaagaaactttCTCCATTGTTCTTCTAAAGCCCTTATGAATTATGATCTACTTGAAAGTGTTTATTATGGTTAAAGTATAAGAATTGTATTGTTATTGAATGGGGATTTGTTATTTTTTGTGGAACAGAGAAGGAGAATGCACCAAGAACTGTAAAAGATGTAAAGATAATTAGTGCAGGAAAAATATTGGAGAACAATAGAACAGTAGGAGAATGCAGAAGTGCTTTATGTGATGTCCCTGGTGGAATTACAACAATGCATGTTGTTATTAGTCAACCCCCACAGGAAAAAGGTTCgtctaaatttgttaaaaatattgaattttagtCTGGAAAATGATTTGTTCAATACATAAATAAACATACAGTATGACATACATAGCCTTTTATTTCGTTCCAAAATTCATATGCATGTCTAGTTTTTCTATAGAAATTTCTAACTATGACTTTCAACTTTACAACAACTACTCCCCATCTCATTTAAATTGTGCAACACTTTATTTTTTtgtaaaggttttttttttttgcttaaagTACATCTAAAATCACTACAAAACAAGAGAATCTTGTCTTCAAGTGAGTAGCTCACTTGCTTCTAGAAAAGTTTTTAATTCCAATGTCGATTGGGCTCATTGATTTGTTGGCTTTGGGATTTGGGCCTTAGTCAACCACTTAGAGGGTCACTGTATGCCTCATCTACATCTGACATGATGTTTTGAACAGTTGATTTGAGGGATTGTTGgaagaataatttttttttggtagAAAGCAAGAGAATCTTGACCCAAATCaatattatcattttttttttcttttgtaacGATGCCAATTGCCATATACATGTCCTTCTGATCCCTTTCCATAAATAGAAATCTTGCAATTTTCAAGAGATGGATGGAGAATATAAAGAACAGTTTTTTCTCCCACTAGCTTACGTATCTTCTTGCTCTAACATAAGACAACCTTCTTTTTTTGGTCATTTACCAGAAAAGAAAGCGACAAGTAACCTCAAACAAAACAAATGCGCCTGTGTTATATTATGAGAATCGATCCCGGGTCAAATCGTTTGCAGGTTTGTTagtctaaaaaaataaaaataaaaactatttttttttttttgaatcttgTTGTTGAATTAGTGTATATATTTATAACTTGTTGCAGATAAAGATTGCTGGTATATTTACAAATGATGATACGGCAGTTGAGATCAGAATGGTTGGACAATGAAGAtcttgaataaaaaaaaatatatcagaaaATAAGGGAAAAAAgacacatgtgattaatatatgtATTATACAAGTTACTGTTCAAGGTTTATATACAATTGGTGAGGCTTCCAAGTTCTTTTTTTGCGTATTTTTGTGGATTCTTGAATACTATTCTGAAACGCTCAGCCTGATTCTCTAAAGGATTGAAAAATTTGTGACTAGATATGAATAAACAACAATGATTATGAATTTTTTACGTGACATTTATGAAAATCGTAGATTGGATTATTGGATTATGGTGCCTAATCTTTTCTAATATGGTATTTACTATTTAGTGTCCTGGTTTGATATTTATTCAATGATTGTATGTATCTTTTGACAATGTGTTTGGTTGAAATGCATAAACAGTTATAAAAATTTAATGTGGTGTAAGAGTCGTGAGGTTGAAACATGTCAGTATCACTTCCTCATGGTTTAGAACATATTTCATTCAAACTCAATTTATTGTTGGACCTCTAATTGTTTTGATTATGTTATTTCACACAAATTCTGGTAATTATTTAAACGAATAATGGACAAACAACAAAACTTTAAGATTGTTTTTGTACAGTAATCGATCAAACACGTAAGATTGTTTTTGTACAGTAATCGATCAAACacgtaatataaaaaaaaaatcacgaTTTCAAATGTTCATCATCTAATTATCACCAGTTATTTGTCACAAaataaaaaagacaaaaaaaaagtcTGAATATCCAGGTAGGAAGATCCCCCAACATGGGACTATGGGAGTCCACGTGTAAGAAGCATAACCTTGAATCACACACCTTACCTTTCAAactctttttttctttcttctttgttCTTCAACTTTCGGTTTCCGGTTACTTTCATCAATTTCAGAAAAATTAACAGAAATGGCGACGGCCATATCTGTTCTTTTACCTAAATCAACCACTATTGATCTTCTCAAACAATCCAATTCTAAATTCCTTAGTGGGTGTCCATTAGAGGGTTTATCTTTAAATTTCAAACCAGGTTACGCCAATAAACCTAGGGATTTGGATTTTCCCAGGTTGATAGTCTCTGCTTCCGCCGGAACCACCACTACAACCACCACCGGCGGTGGTAGTGGTAGATTTTACGTCAATTTCACTGGTTTCCCATTCCCTCTTGGCCCTTTTCTCAATAGACGCACTATCAGGACCGAGGTAAAGCCCTTTTCTCCATGGGTGTGTATTTATTTACATTAAGATCTTCTCCCACCATGATTATTTCAGGCTGTAAAAGACTGCATATGGCTGTTCGAGCAAGAACAGGCATTGGGATTCAGCAGCGTCTCAACAAACATCAGAATGACTGTAATCAAACTCAAATCAGGTGGATTGTGGGTTCATGCACCAATTGCCCCAACTAAAGAATGCATTCAGGTAGCTACTTAATTCATGTCAAATTTCAACATCTTTGTTTGGATTTTGATTTT containing:
- the LOC111920070 gene encoding membrane-anchored ubiquitin-fold protein 2, which produces MSGVVQDSLEIKFRLIDGSDIGPKSFPAAASVATLKESILSQWPKEKENAPRTVKDVKIISAGKILENNRTVGECRSALCDVPGGITTMHVVISQPPQEKEKKATSNLKQNKCACVIL